In Pseudobythopirellula maris, a single window of DNA contains:
- a CDS encoding MGH1-like glycoside hydrolase domain-containing protein yields the protein MTQTTLPADSPPLHDTVEHRRLRDSKQRKADWKHWGPYVADRAWGTVREDYSPDGEAWDYFRHDHARSRAYRWNEDGLAGVCNRYQNAAMALAVWNEKDEILKERLFGLSGPEGNHGEDVKEYYYYLDSTPSHSYMRMLYRYPQAAYPYAELVDASRGRSKLKPEHELIDQLRDCFAEKRYFDVVVEYAKATPEDLLCRITVTNHGPEAAPIHVLPHIWFRNTWSWGYDAARPMLKASGDRRIEVKERHLGKRHWAVDASSVELMFTENETNRRIHAGDPNASPYSKDSIHAAVVEGDRDRLNPARRGTKAAAHCRFELAPGESQVMRTRFSPSMGEAPFADFDKVFSRRQGEADDFYDAIQGPVASEDDRRVQRQAYAGLLWTKQFYHFSTDLWLAGDPSQPPVAEERKKGRNSDWPHAYHLDVISMPDKWEYPWFAAWDLAFHTLPLAQIDPEWAKRQLVLLLREWYMHPNGQIPAYEWNFSDVNPPVHAWACWRVYKIARKVTGRTDTAFLEEVFHKLLLNFTWWVNRKDSSGQNVFQGGFLGLDNIGVFDRSKPIGHLGVLEQADGTGWMGMYCLNMLAIALELARYNRAYEPIATKFLEHFVYIADAINNELSGTGLWSETDGFYYDALRYPDGDSHRLRIKSFVGLIPLFAVETIEPDLLERLPDFRRRMEWFIRYRPEVVDALPSIVAPGNGNRRLLSLVNKSRLERVLGRMFDPNQFLSPYGLRSLSKEHEQHPFRFEYDGEEQQVGYEPAESGSYLFGGNSNWRGPVWFPTNYLMIESLQKFHHYYGDAVRVKVGDTGATCNLEQAAGDLSERLIDLFRTKEGGRRPVLGDESLMQGDPDWTDHVPFYEYFHGDTGKGLGASHQTGWTALVAKLIQQTSEHPESHRRGQK from the coding sequence ATGACTCAGACCACCCTTCCCGCCGATTCTCCGCCCCTGCACGACACGGTCGAGCACCGCCGGCTTCGCGACTCGAAGCAGCGCAAAGCCGACTGGAAGCACTGGGGGCCGTACGTCGCCGACCGCGCCTGGGGCACCGTGCGCGAGGACTACAGCCCCGACGGCGAGGCGTGGGACTACTTCCGCCACGACCACGCCCGCAGCCGCGCTTACCGCTGGAACGAAGACGGCCTGGCCGGCGTTTGCAATCGCTACCAGAACGCCGCGATGGCGCTCGCCGTTTGGAACGAGAAGGACGAGATCCTCAAGGAGCGGCTCTTCGGCCTCTCGGGGCCCGAGGGCAACCACGGCGAGGACGTCAAGGAGTACTACTACTACCTCGACTCGACGCCGTCGCATTCCTACATGCGGATGCTCTACCGCTACCCGCAGGCGGCGTACCCTTACGCCGAACTGGTCGACGCGAGCCGCGGCCGCTCGAAGCTCAAGCCCGAGCACGAGCTGATCGACCAGCTGCGTGACTGCTTCGCCGAGAAGCGGTATTTCGACGTCGTCGTGGAGTACGCCAAGGCGACGCCCGAGGACTTGCTCTGCCGCATCACCGTGACGAACCACGGCCCGGAGGCGGCGCCGATCCACGTGCTGCCGCACATCTGGTTCCGCAACACCTGGTCGTGGGGCTACGACGCCGCGCGGCCGATGCTCAAGGCCTCGGGCGACCGTCGCATCGAGGTCAAGGAGCGCCACCTCGGCAAACGCCACTGGGCGGTCGACGCGTCGAGCGTCGAGCTGATGTTCACCGAGAACGAAACCAACCGGCGGATCCACGCGGGCGACCCGAATGCCTCGCCGTACTCGAAGGACAGCATCCACGCCGCTGTGGTCGAGGGCGACCGCGACCGGCTGAACCCGGCGCGGCGGGGCACCAAGGCGGCGGCGCACTGCCGCTTCGAGCTGGCGCCGGGCGAGTCGCAAGTGATGCGCACGCGGTTCTCGCCGAGCATGGGAGAGGCGCCGTTCGCCGACTTCGACAAGGTCTTCAGCCGCCGCCAAGGCGAGGCCGACGATTTCTACGACGCGATCCAGGGCCCGGTCGCCAGCGAAGACGACCGCCGCGTCCAACGCCAGGCCTACGCCGGTCTGCTGTGGACCAAGCAGTTCTACCACTTCAGCACCGACCTCTGGCTGGCGGGCGACCCCTCGCAGCCCCCGGTGGCCGAGGAGCGCAAGAAGGGCCGCAACAGCGACTGGCCCCACGCCTACCACCTGGACGTCATCTCGATGCCGGACAAGTGGGAGTACCCCTGGTTCGCGGCCTGGGACTTGGCGTTCCACACGCTGCCGCTGGCGCAGATCGACCCGGAGTGGGCCAAGCGCCAGCTCGTGCTGCTGCTGCGCGAGTGGTACATGCACCCCAACGGGCAGATCCCGGCGTACGAGTGGAACTTCTCCGACGTGAACCCGCCGGTGCACGCCTGGGCCTGCTGGCGTGTCTACAAGATCGCCCGCAAGGTCACCGGCCGCACCGACACGGCGTTCCTCGAAGAGGTGTTCCACAAGCTGCTGCTGAACTTCACCTGGTGGGTCAACCGCAAGGACTCCTCGGGCCAGAACGTGTTCCAGGGCGGCTTCCTCGGGCTCGACAACATCGGGGTCTTCGACCGCAGCAAGCCGATCGGCCACCTCGGCGTGCTGGAGCAGGCCGACGGCACCGGCTGGATGGGCATGTACTGCCTGAACATGCTGGCGATCGCGCTGGAGCTGGCCCGCTACAACCGCGCCTACGAGCCGATCGCCACGAAGTTCCTCGAGCACTTCGTCTACATCGCCGACGCGATCAACAACGAGCTCTCCGGCACCGGCCTGTGGTCGGAGACCGACGGCTTCTACTACGACGCCCTCCGCTACCCCGACGGCGACAGCCACCGGCTGCGGATCAAGTCGTTCGTCGGGCTCATACCGCTGTTCGCCGTTGAGACGATCGAGCCCGACCTGCTGGAGCGGCTGCCCGACTTCCGCCGCCGCATGGAGTGGTTCATCCGCTACCGTCCCGAAGTGGTCGACGCGCTCCCCTCGATCGTGGCGCCCGGCAACGGCAACCGGCGGCTGCTCTCGCTCGTGAACAAGTCGCGGCTCGAGCGCGTCCTGGGCCGCATGTTTGACCCGAACCAGTTCCTCTCGCCCTATGGCCTCAGGTCGCTGTCAAAGGAGCACGAGCAGCACCCGTTCCGTTTCGAGTACGACGGCGAGGAGCAGCAGGTCGGCTACGAGCCCGCCGAGTCGGGCAGCTACCTGTTCGGCGGCAACTCGAACTGGCGCGGCCCGGTCTGGTTCCCCACGAACTACCTGATGATCGAGTCGCTGCAGAAGTTCCACCACTACTACGGCGACGCGGTGCGGGTGAAGGTTGGCGACACCGGCGCCACCTGCAACCTGGAACAAGCGGCGGGCGACCTGTCGGAGCGGTTGATCGATCTCTTCCGCACGAAGGAGGGAGGCCGCCGGCCGGTGCTCGGCGACGAGTCGCTCATGCAGGGCGACCCCGACTGGACCGACCACGTGCCGTTCTACGAGTACTTCCACGGCGACACGGGCAAGGGCCTCGGCGCCAGCCACCAGACCGGCTGGACCGCCCTGGTGGCGAAGCTCATCCAGCAAACGTCCGAGCACCCTGAGAGCCACCGACGCGGCCAAAAATAG
- the fliS gene encoding flagellar export chaperone FliS, protein MTTAMNRDYLESKVNTASPPQLHLMLIEGALRFGRQAEKALLREDEQEAHTPLVKTIDIVCEMVAAVRHSDSEINQKLTRLYEFVLTRLTMVYTQSDHKLMGEALKILEFERETWKQAAELAATAIEGEAPTEKPAEEKSRAPVVAPHLGQASGAQNASTGLSFEA, encoded by the coding sequence ATGACCACCGCCATGAATCGCGATTACCTCGAGTCGAAGGTGAACACGGCGTCGCCGCCGCAACTGCACCTGATGCTGATCGAGGGCGCCCTGCGATTCGGCCGCCAGGCGGAGAAGGCCCTGCTGCGCGAGGACGAGCAGGAGGCCCACACGCCGCTGGTCAAGACGATCGACATCGTCTGCGAGATGGTCGCCGCGGTGCGTCACAGCGACTCGGAGATCAACCAGAAGCTCACCCGGCTGTACGAGTTCGTGCTCACCCGGCTGACCATGGTCTACACGCAAAGCGACCACAAGCTGATGGGCGAGGCGCTGAAGATCCTCGAGTTCGAGCGCGAGACCTGGAAGCAGGCCGCCGAGCTGGCCGCAACGGCCATCGAGGGCGAGGCCCCGACCGAAAAGCCGGCCGAGGAGAAGAGCCGCGCGCCGGTGGTCGCTCCCCACTTGGGGCAGGCATCGGGCGCCCAGAACGCCTCGACAGGACTCTCGTTCGAGGCCTGA
- the fliD gene encoding flagellar filament capping protein FliD has translation MSGIQTNVGLITGIPIQETVDQLLAVSAQPKNLLTSRAADRRGEQAAVDRLSSLVLGMRFSLTKLGRDSTYTARAAASSDPTAIKASVVSGESPKVGSYQLTPLRTASSHQLVSGSYSDLTGALGEGSLSFRFGGHVDKGVALSELNGGEGFTPGKLKITDRSGATGVIDLRGAITIDDVISAVNSSEEINVRASADGDQLVLNDLTGESGNFRVQEVGSGTTAASLGLAGLNAASDTLTGSDVYALHDGMTLASLRDGAGVRVTDKQGDGDEAADLFFTFAESETEYSFDLTGLKTLGDVVDAINSDETLDGKVTAAISADGARLELTDNTAGAESFTVRSADGGSAAEDLGLAGAADAGVITGERLVSGLKDTLVSSLNGGKGYSLGELAITDRSGAADTVDLSSAETLGEVVSLINASSADVTAAINASRNGIQITDGSGGVGNLVIADSGATTTATDLGLAVDDSVGSVGSGSLDRRVVSGATLLSSLNGGDGLELDDFKITDSTGKAVNVDLDGYDEGELKTLGDVIDAINADLSSSGSGVVASFNDAGDGVLLTDTSSGAGTLTVVESGGSTAAGLKLLGESSATNEAGDQIIDGSTSHSVDLTDLEGTAEAISLSSLNSGSGVQPGIFQVTDSYGKSFTVDLGFPGEEAFTVGDVIEKINTAAQAKGSVARAEINSAGTGIAISETNGGGSGTLTVADLGTGSAAADLNLARESSSTTTDGEQTINSGFLFNSTDAEQGALETVAERINDLEAGLSASVVFDGVGYRLALSSDKTGAANEILLDSSSSGLSFTETSRAADAAALFGPAGGGFVVTSENNQFNDVVSGLNLTVGQATGEAVTVTVSANNAPIVDAAQDFVDSYNSLRTELESVTDFDSETLSTGILFGTNEALRVDSELSRLVSGRFFTSSEFGSLEEIGISLDDEGRLSLNSEQLTEAFESDPGSLEAIFNDDNGGVVAKLQDAADRLAGDENSLLAVRSQTLTTTIEDFENRIAEFDAKLERERDRLLLEFYTLEETIALMQADLETLSSFESVAPLSYS, from the coding sequence GTGTCCGGCATCCAAACCAACGTCGGTCTGATCACCGGCATCCCGATCCAGGAAACGGTGGATCAACTGCTAGCGGTCTCGGCTCAGCCGAAGAACCTGCTGACCTCGCGCGCCGCCGACCGCCGCGGCGAGCAAGCGGCGGTCGACCGGCTCTCGTCGCTGGTGCTGGGGATGCGGTTCTCGCTCACCAAGCTGGGACGCGACAGCACCTACACGGCGCGCGCCGCCGCGTCGAGCGACCCCACGGCCATCAAGGCCTCGGTCGTCTCCGGCGAGTCGCCCAAAGTGGGCTCTTACCAGCTCACTCCGCTCCGCACGGCGAGCTCGCACCAATTGGTGTCGGGCAGCTACAGCGACCTGACGGGCGCCCTGGGTGAGGGCTCGCTGAGCTTCCGCTTCGGCGGCCACGTCGACAAGGGAGTCGCCCTCTCGGAGCTCAACGGCGGCGAGGGGTTCACGCCCGGCAAGCTGAAAATCACCGACCGCAGCGGCGCCACCGGCGTGATCGACCTGCGCGGCGCCATCACGATCGACGACGTGATCAGCGCGGTGAACAGCTCCGAAGAGATCAACGTCCGGGCGTCGGCCGACGGCGACCAACTCGTGCTCAACGACCTGACGGGCGAGTCGGGCAACTTCCGCGTGCAGGAGGTCGGCTCGGGCACGACCGCCGCGAGCCTCGGCCTGGCCGGCCTCAACGCCGCGAGCGACACACTTACCGGCAGCGATGTTTACGCGCTGCACGACGGCATGACGCTCGCCTCGCTGCGCGACGGCGCCGGCGTGCGTGTGACCGACAAGCAGGGCGACGGCGACGAGGCGGCCGACCTGTTCTTCACCTTCGCCGAGAGCGAGACCGAGTACAGCTTCGACCTGACGGGCCTGAAAACCCTCGGCGATGTGGTCGACGCGATCAACAGCGACGAGACACTCGACGGCAAGGTGACGGCCGCCATCTCGGCCGACGGCGCCCGGCTCGAGCTGACCGACAACACCGCCGGGGCCGAGAGCTTCACCGTTCGCAGCGCGGACGGCGGTTCGGCGGCCGAGGACCTGGGACTCGCCGGCGCGGCCGACGCCGGCGTGATCACCGGCGAGCGGCTCGTCAGCGGTTTGAAGGACACACTGGTCTCGAGCCTTAATGGCGGCAAGGGTTACTCGCTCGGCGAGCTGGCGATCACCGACCGCAGCGGCGCCGCCGACACGGTCGACCTCTCCTCGGCCGAGACGCTGGGCGAGGTGGTCTCGCTCATCAACGCCTCGTCGGCCGACGTGACCGCGGCGATCAACGCCAGCCGCAACGGCATCCAAATCACCGACGGCTCGGGCGGCGTGGGCAACCTGGTGATCGCCGACTCCGGCGCCACGACCACGGCGACCGACCTCGGCCTGGCGGTCGACGACTCGGTTGGCTCGGTCGGCAGCGGCTCGCTCGACCGGCGGGTCGTGAGCGGGGCGACGCTCCTCTCGAGCCTCAACGGCGGCGACGGCCTCGAGTTGGATGACTTCAAGATCACCGATTCGACGGGCAAGGCCGTCAACGTCGACCTCGACGGCTACGACGAGGGCGAGCTCAAAACACTCGGCGACGTGATCGACGCGATCAACGCCGACCTCAGCTCCTCGGGCTCCGGCGTGGTGGCCAGCTTCAACGACGCGGGCGACGGCGTCCTGCTGACCGACACCTCCAGCGGCGCGGGCACGCTCACCGTGGTCGAGAGCGGCGGCTCCACCGCCGCCGGGCTCAAGCTCCTCGGCGAGTCGTCCGCCACGAACGAGGCCGGCGATCAGATCATCGACGGCAGCACCAGCCACTCGGTCGACCTGACCGACCTGGAGGGGACCGCCGAGGCGATCTCACTCAGCTCGCTCAACAGCGGCTCGGGCGTGCAGCCCGGCATCTTCCAGGTGACCGACTCGTACGGCAAGAGCTTCACGGTCGATCTCGGCTTTCCAGGCGAGGAGGCTTTCACCGTCGGCGACGTGATCGAGAAGATCAACACCGCCGCCCAAGCCAAGGGCTCCGTCGCCCGCGCGGAGATCAACAGCGCGGGGACCGGCATCGCGATCTCGGAGACCAACGGCGGCGGCAGCGGGACGCTCACGGTCGCCGACCTGGGGACCGGCTCCGCGGCGGCCGACCTGAATCTCGCTCGCGAGTCGTCCTCGACCACCACGGACGGCGAGCAGACCATCAACAGCGGCTTCCTGTTCAACTCGACCGACGCCGAGCAGGGCGCCCTCGAAACCGTCGCCGAGCGGATCAACGACCTGGAGGCCGGGCTCAGCGCCTCGGTCGTGTTCGACGGCGTCGGCTACCGCCTGGCGCTCTCTTCGGACAAGACCGGCGCCGCCAACGAGATCTTGCTCGACAGCTCGAGCAGCGGGCTCTCGTTCACCGAGACCAGCCGCGCGGCCGACGCCGCGGCGTTGTTCGGTCCCGCGGGGGGCGGGTTCGTCGTCACCTCGGAGAACAACCAGTTCAACGACGTGGTGAGCGGTCTGAACCTCACGGTCGGCCAAGCCACCGGCGAAGCGGTCACCGTGACGGTCAGTGCGAACAACGCCCCGATCGTCGACGCCGCCCAAGACTTCGTCGACTCGTACAACTCGCTCCGCACGGAGCTCGAGTCGGTCACCGACTTCGACAGCGAGACGCTCTCGACCGGCATCTTGTTCGGCACGAACGAGGCGCTGCGGGTCGATTCGGAGCTGTCGCGGCTTGTTTCGGGCCGGTTCTTCACCTCGAGCGAATTCGGCTCGCTCGAGGAAATCGGCATCAGCCTCGACGACGAGGGCCGCCTGTCGCTCAACAGCGAGCAGCTCACCGAGGCCTTCGAGTCCGACCCGGGCAGCCTCGAAGCGATTTTCAACGACGACAACGGAGGCGTGGTCGCCAAGCTCCAGGACGCCGCCGACCGGCTGGCCGGCGACGAGAACTCCTTGCTCGCGGTGCGGTCACAAACACTCACCACGACGATCGAGGACTTCGAGAACCGCATCGCCGAGTTCGACGCCAAGCTCGAACGCGAACGCGATCGGCTCTTGCTCGAGTTCTACACCTTGGAAGAGACCATCGCGCTCATGCAGGCCGACCTCGAAACGCTCAGCTCGTTCGAGTCGGTCGCGCCGCTGAGCTACAGCTAA
- a CDS encoding flagellin, whose amino-acid sequence MTRINTNVGSLVGRNNLQKANASLSQSLTRLSTGLRINTGKDDPAGLIASENLRSDITSIQKAITNTDRANQVIATADSALGQVSSLLNDIRGLVTESANSGALSDEQIAANQLQVDSSLEALNRIAQTTTFQGRRLLDGSLDFITTAGDNFSKLSGLKIDQANLGASGEVSLDIDVSRAATKASVEVDGIAEGIEGAAANGSLTFTSGTPGTADVDFTLAGTDPVAGTETQNVTVQTAASDQATGTAQLETQVTGTLEIETEENATVSLDTLAAGTITIGASTIAVTEASGGLADANDFSSIQVEYNGVEGTSYDGDSGVLTITLDEAASGADIDDVLDAINAGADFTATSADGANAFTPAQADAATVAVDGSDLDIVLQARNDGTADGSTGFSVTRVDVTSNGVDGVAFNTGTGVLTITSAIDLTGATITAGDIIDLVNNESTDFRAVDATAAERAGVLDLGALNVTDEQVDTGVALAGALESIGLTAVIDGTAASAITSLEISYSELALGSEITGGDTLQINLTRAANADDSVTLQELVDAINAGSDFVADLGAADGTARFESTAANGGPDDDLNANFDLSLPTESVIGLTAVEGGAADGVAGNDASTITYDFGADAAGTSYDAGTNVLTVSVTQAEGEADIQDFLDAVNAGSDFTAAIGTADATTLLQAADDAAAGSFTLADGVDATTATETLTFTTEAGAGNDFDISFVTAATGDITDFDGGDSTVFGLSGNASTGYVVTLANDGPTDLSNLATDLGAAIDELASVQYSGDPGEVYDPAGEPAGAIPSGVINVTGSDDGTTSPQSISLSGTGDAAGVEVSFAVGAVLTGDTVITGNADDGYLVTISDAGVALSDIADDITAGIEGVTASFSGSGSITDASELDSAVVQLTGGSAEGDDVITITATEQGEDSNRTIDFDTSQDLGDGVVAITDDGTTITIAVDDDSDIAIQDIVDALNTELTGFTAEFAGEEGTGTFATTDSDPALAQANNGATASGGLTADAVIELSGSLGSEVFNLKAGTSLAELVSQINLVSDATGVSAAEGSDGTSVELLSTTFGSESVVDISVIEEDEDGTFTEAVGSGQRAVGEDIVATVNGVAANGKGNELSINTATLDLTTTVEADFTGTIEFDIDGGGALFQLGPDVVSNQQARLGISSVNTSALGGASGLLFQLGAGGSADLSTDPTTAAAIVGEAIDQVTSLRGRLGAFQRTTLETNKNALNDTLANLTEAESAIRDADFAEETANLTRSQILVQSGTRVLAIANQNPQNVLGLLG is encoded by the coding sequence ATGACACGGATCAATACGAACGTCGGCTCGCTCGTTGGTAGGAACAACCTACAAAAGGCCAACGCCAGCCTTTCCCAGTCGCTCACCCGCCTGTCGACCGGTTTGCGGATCAACACGGGCAAGGACGACCCGGCCGGTTTGATCGCCTCGGAGAACCTGCGGAGCGACATCACGTCGATCCAAAAGGCGATCACGAACACCGACCGCGCCAACCAGGTGATCGCCACGGCCGACTCGGCCCTCGGCCAGGTCAGCTCGCTGCTGAACGACATCCGCGGCCTGGTCACCGAGTCGGCCAACTCGGGCGCCCTCTCGGACGAGCAGATCGCGGCCAACCAGCTGCAGGTTGACTCGTCGCTCGAGGCCCTCAACCGCATCGCCCAAACCACCACGTTCCAGGGCCGCCGCCTGCTCGACGGCTCGCTCGACTTCATCACGACGGCCGGCGACAACTTCTCCAAGCTGTCGGGCCTGAAGATCGACCAAGCGAACCTCGGCGCCTCCGGCGAGGTGAGCCTCGATATCGACGTCTCCCGCGCCGCCACCAAGGCGTCGGTCGAGGTCGACGGTATCGCCGAGGGCATCGAAGGCGCCGCCGCGAACGGCTCGCTGACCTTTACCAGCGGGACCCCGGGCACGGCCGATGTCGACTTCACACTCGCCGGCACCGACCCCGTAGCCGGCACCGAGACCCAGAACGTCACCGTCCAAACCGCTGCCAGCGATCAGGCCACCGGCACCGCGCAGCTTGAGACGCAAGTCACGGGCACGCTCGAGATCGAGACCGAAGAGAACGCAACCGTTTCTCTCGACACTCTCGCGGCGGGCACGATCACCATTGGCGCGTCCACGATCGCCGTCACCGAGGCTTCCGGCGGCCTTGCGGACGCCAACGACTTCTCGTCGATCCAGGTTGAATACAACGGAGTTGAGGGCACGAGCTACGACGGCGACTCCGGCGTCCTGACCATTACGCTCGACGAAGCCGCCAGTGGCGCGGACATCGACGACGTCCTCGACGCCATCAACGCCGGCGCCGACTTCACGGCTACTTCGGCCGACGGCGCCAATGCGTTCACGCCCGCTCAGGCGGACGCCGCCACGGTTGCTGTCGACGGGAGTGACTTGGACATCGTTCTCCAAGCCCGCAACGACGGGACCGCGGACGGGAGCACCGGCTTCTCGGTGACCCGGGTTGACGTCACATCGAACGGCGTCGACGGCGTTGCCTTCAACACGGGCACCGGTGTCCTGACGATCACTTCGGCCATCGACTTGACCGGCGCCACGATCACCGCTGGTGATATCATCGACCTAGTCAACAACGAATCGACGGACTTCCGCGCCGTGGACGCCACGGCCGCGGAGAGGGCCGGCGTTCTCGATCTCGGCGCCCTGAACGTCACCGATGAGCAGGTCGATACCGGGGTGGCATTGGCGGGCGCCCTGGAGTCGATCGGCCTGACCGCGGTGATCGACGGCACCGCCGCCAGCGCCATCACCTCGCTCGAGATCTCGTATAGCGAACTTGCTCTTGGGTCAGAGATCACCGGCGGCGACACGCTGCAGATCAACCTGACCCGCGCCGCCAACGCCGACGACAGTGTCACCCTGCAAGAGCTGGTTGACGCGATCAACGCCGGCAGCGATTTCGTCGCCGACCTCGGCGCCGCGGACGGCACCGCTCGGTTCGAGAGCACCGCCGCCAACGGCGGTCCGGACGACGACCTCAACGCCAACTTCGACCTCAGCCTCCCGACGGAGAGCGTGATCGGCCTGACGGCGGTCGAGGGTGGAGCCGCCGACGGGGTTGCGGGTAACGACGCCTCGACCATCACCTACGACTTCGGCGCCGATGCGGCCGGGACCAGCTACGACGCCGGCACGAACGTGCTGACGGTCAGCGTGACCCAGGCCGAGGGCGAGGCGGACATCCAAGATTTCCTTGACGCGGTCAACGCCGGCAGCGATTTCACTGCCGCCATCGGCACCGCGGACGCCACCACGTTGCTGCAGGCCGCCGACGACGCGGCAGCCGGCTCGTTCACGCTGGCCGACGGCGTCGACGCGACCACGGCGACCGAGACCCTCACGTTCACCACGGAGGCGGGCGCCGGCAACGACTTTGACATCAGCTTTGTGACCGCCGCTACGGGCGACATCACCGACTTCGACGGCGGCGACTCCACGGTGTTCGGCCTGTCGGGCAACGCCTCGACCGGCTACGTCGTGACGCTGGCCAACGACGGCCCGACCGACCTGTCCAACCTCGCCACGGACCTCGGCGCAGCGATCGACGAGCTCGCCTCGGTCCAGTACAGCGGCGACCCGGGCGAAGTGTACGACCCGGCGGGCGAGCCCGCCGGCGCCATCCCGAGCGGCGTGATCAACGTCACCGGCTCGGACGACGGCACCACCTCGCCGCAGTCGATCTCGCTCAGCGGGACGGGCGACGCCGCGGGCGTTGAGGTCTCGTTTGCGGTCGGCGCCGTGCTCACGGGTGACACGGTCATCACCGGCAACGCCGATGACGGTTACCTGGTGACCATCAGTGACGCCGGCGTCGCCCTGAGCGACATCGCCGACGACATCACGGCCGGCATCGAAGGTGTCACCGCCAGCTTCAGCGGCAGTGGATCGATCACCGACGCGAGCGAGCTCGACTCGGCGGTCGTGCAGCTGACCGGCGGCTCCGCCGAGGGCGACGACGTGATCACGATCACCGCCACCGAGCAGGGCGAGGACTCCAACCGGACCATCGACTTCGACACGAGCCAGGACCTCGGCGACGGCGTGGTCGCGATCACCGACGACGGCACCACGATCACGATCGCGGTCGACGACGACTCGGACATCGCGATCCAGGACATCGTGGACGCGTTGAACACGGAGCTCACCGGCTTCACTGCGGAGTTCGCCGGCGAAGAAGGCACCGGCACGTTCGCGACGACCGACTCGGATCCCGCGCTGGCTCAGGCCAACAACGGGGCGACCGCTTCGGGCGGCCTGACGGCCGACGCGGTGATCGAACTGAGCGGCTCCTTGGGCTCGGAGGTCTTCAACCTCAAGGCAGGCACCAGCCTCGCCGAGCTGGTCAGCCAGATCAACCTGGTGAGCGACGCCACGGGCGTCAGCGCCGCCGAGGGCTCCGACGGAACCTCCGTCGAGCTGCTCTCGACGACCTTCGGCAGTGAGTCGGTGGTCGACATCTCGGTGATCGAAGAGGACGAGGACGGCACGTTCACCGAAGCTGTTGGCAGCGGCCAGCGGGCTGTCGGTGAAGACATCGTCGCCACGGTCAACGGCGTTGCCGCCAACGGCAAGGGCAACGAGCTATCGATCAACACCGCGACGCTCGACCTCACGACCACGGTCGAGGCCGACTTCACCGGCACGATCGAGTTCGACATCGACGGCGGCGGCGCCCTGTTCCAGCTCGGCCCCGATGTGGTGTCGAACCAGCAGGCCCGCCTGGGCATCTCGAGCGTCAACACCTCGGCCTTGGGCGGTGCAAGCGGGCTGTTGTTCCAGCTCGGCGCAGGCGGTTCGGCCGACTTGTCGACCGACCCCACGACGGCGGCCGCGATCGTCGGCGAGGCGATCGACCAGGTCACCTCGCTCCGCGGTCGACTGGGCGCCTTCCAGCGGACGACGCTCGAGACCAACAAGAACGCCCTGAACGACACGCTCGCCAACCTCACCGAGGCCGAGAGCGCCATCCGCGACGCCGACTTCGCCGAAGAGACGGCGAACCTCACGCGTTCGCAGATCCTGGTGCAATCGGGCACGCGAGTCCTCGCGATCGCCAACCAGAACCCGCAGAACGTGCTCGGCCTGCTCGGCTAA
- the csrA gene encoding carbon storage regulator CsrA, which yields MLVLSRQRDESIIIGDNVVVTIVDVRGDKVRLGIDAPVEIPVHRREVYEAIQRENQQASKIATDDARQVDGEKNK from the coding sequence ATGTTGGTCCTGTCGAGGCAACGCGACGAGAGCATTATCATCGGCGACAACGTCGTCGTGACGATCGTTGACGTCCGCGGGGACAAGGTCCGGTTGGGCATCGACGCGCCGGTCGAGATCCCCGTGCACCGCCGCGAGGTGTACGAGGCGATCCAGCGCGAGAACCAGCAGGCGAGCAAGATCGCCACCGACGACGCCCGTCAGGTCGACGGCGAAAAGAACAAGTAG
- the fliW gene encoding flagellar assembly protein FliW → MQVKTDRFGVVECKTQDLLEFPYGLIGMEGIRRWVLLADAQSPALAWLQAVDRSDVALAVVSPRRFVQGYKVRVADRDLDAIGLAGPQDAQVLVVVSRHAEGLSANLRAPIVVSLESRRGRQVVSKDEHPVRHLLGGPAPLRRTA, encoded by the coding sequence ATGCAAGTCAAAACGGATCGATTCGGCGTGGTCGAGTGCAAGACGCAAGACCTCTTGGAGTTTCCTTACGGCCTGATCGGCATGGAGGGGATCCGCCGCTGGGTGCTCTTGGCCGACGCGCAGTCGCCCGCCCTCGCCTGGTTGCAAGCGGTCGACCGCTCGGACGTGGCGCTGGCCGTGGTGAGCCCACGCCGCTTTGTGCAGGGCTACAAGGTGCGGGTCGCCGATCGCGACCTCGACGCCATCGGCTTGGCCGGGCCGCAAGACGCCCAGGTGCTGGTCGTCGTGAGCCGCCACGCGGAGGGCCTTTCGGCCAACCTGCGGGCGCCGATCGTCGTGAGCCTCGAGTCGCGCCGCGGACGCCAGGTGGTCTCCAAAGACGAGCACCCGGTCCGCCACCTGCTCGGCGGGCCCGCTCCGCTCCGCCGCACGGCGTAG